One window of Hymenobacter sp. BRD128 genomic DNA carries:
- a CDS encoding metallophosphoesterase has product MTLFFRLLFCLSLLAALPRTAAAQLEELGEAGESDFNPVNPKPNYRGKALGWEKNLPPDSSRLRYSVFLIGDVGNPIPADKGGEPSLNFMRQQMLQAGSKSAVVFLGDNIYNQGMPPEGAYDRKIAEGRLNTQLNILKGYQGEKYMVPGNHDWIQGYKGGLAQVNREQAYAEHYLAQDSTEFSYTGDFLVPRDGCPGPYEIRLRDDLVMIAINSQWFITDQANRPFGEACGADTEEEVYAQLEEVIKRNQSKHILIVTHHPLFSDGIHGGYFTFADHVFPLSIVQKYAFLPLPVIGSVYPLARKYGGIAQDLAYPAYQDYKKNLRELFAKYPNVIYANGHEHNLQYYDDPGSKAHFITSGSGCKTQHVKPGNGGDALFSDKEKGFARLNYYDDGQVWVEYLIPSDADKGQTARRVYRQQVYAELGRGTLASAKKGPGSAVNTTKPDAGPAQGTRAPAGTAQTVKGNQSRDDLDNAASTGTPNKPTGAPVVTSAAPRPDYKDSTVTVAVNPAYNQHGRFHNWLLGEHYRREWATPVKFPVLDIKTAEGGLIPYKTGGGKQTASLKVRNEDGYYFKVRGIDKDPAAVLPENFRTGLAKAVLQDQISAQHPYAAFVLPPLATAAGILHTNPRYVYIPNDPALGQYQQKFANTPASLEEDAKGSQDTDASLGYAKKLVSTDKMLENLLEDNDNQVDEPAFARSRLFDMWIGDWDRHEDQWRWAQRKTKDGDKIYTAVPEDRDIAFFKGDGVLPTLISKKFAVRNFQNFGYDYGDYKGLNQTGLSNDRLYLSGVSREEWVKQAEIMKAQLTDEVIEKAFRDKWPSQIYAEHGAEIVAKLKSRRDLLPDVARKYSDLMSDIVEVRGSQKREKFTVTRLPDHKTRVVMQKISKKGQLTKVLYDRTFDRVTDEIRLYGISGRDIYDLSGDERQGHKIRIIAGTGRDSIVDDSRVAGMRHRTQIYDADTGNVIINKLGEARLRLEPGVDVSRYDHPHRFDLKDYRLNYTGPALFFGYNIDDGFLLGGGVTHRRYAFRREPYGSEQSLTANVAPARSGAFNLRYIGQFTSVFGGKTDLHVAAQYYGPQLLYNFFGIGNNTQNYAKEHEGNPTNRSVNSAYRIRFDRLYIAPTFERKLFTFGTWGIGPQFERFRVMDDQIGTVIRDSIGADLENRHFGIRNSDFQANTYLGGLVYLNLGAQSSPKDPRIGIQWHNEAQYNFQLNGEQLTYGRIASELKAYLTPNFPFRITYAGRVGWQHNIGDYRFYQANTLGGTTNLRGYRRTRFAGRDALYGNFEARLHLFKFNAYLFPGTFGIMGLADAGRVYSAQDTRSGLQAFHTGFGGGAFVNILDTTVINVTYSVGEEKLVYVGFDFLF; this is encoded by the coding sequence ATGACGCTCTTTTTCCGCCTTTTATTCTGCTTAAGTCTGCTCGCCGCCCTGCCCCGCACGGCCGCCGCGCAGCTTGAGGAGCTGGGCGAAGCCGGTGAGTCCGACTTCAACCCCGTCAATCCCAAGCCCAACTACCGGGGCAAGGCCCTGGGCTGGGAAAAAAACCTGCCGCCCGATTCTAGCCGCCTGCGCTACTCGGTGTTTCTGATTGGCGACGTGGGCAATCCCATCCCGGCCGACAAGGGCGGCGAGCCCTCGCTCAACTTCATGCGCCAGCAGATGCTGCAGGCCGGCAGCAAGAGCGCGGTGGTATTTCTAGGCGATAATATCTACAACCAGGGTATGCCGCCCGAAGGCGCCTACGACCGCAAGATTGCCGAGGGCCGCCTCAATACCCAGCTCAATATTCTGAAGGGCTACCAGGGTGAGAAATACATGGTGCCCGGCAACCACGACTGGATTCAGGGCTACAAGGGCGGGCTAGCCCAGGTAAACCGCGAGCAGGCCTACGCCGAGCACTACCTGGCCCAGGACTCGACCGAGTTCTCGTATACCGGCGACTTTCTGGTACCGCGCGATGGCTGCCCGGGGCCCTACGAAATCCGGCTGCGCGACGACCTGGTGATGATTGCCATCAACTCGCAGTGGTTTATTACCGACCAGGCCAACCGGCCCTTTGGCGAGGCCTGCGGCGCCGATACCGAGGAGGAAGTTTATGCTCAATTAGAAGAGGTTATCAAGCGCAACCAAAGCAAGCACATTCTGATTGTGACGCACCACCCGCTGTTTTCGGATGGTATTCACGGCGGCTACTTCACGTTTGCCGACCACGTATTTCCGCTCAGCATTGTGCAGAAATACGCCTTTTTGCCGCTGCCCGTCATTGGCTCGGTGTATCCGCTAGCCCGCAAGTACGGCGGCATTGCCCAGGATTTGGCCTACCCGGCCTACCAGGATTATAAGAAGAACCTGCGCGAGCTGTTTGCCAAGTACCCGAACGTGATTTACGCCAACGGGCACGAGCACAACCTCCAATACTACGACGACCCCGGCAGCAAGGCGCACTTCATCACGAGCGGCTCGGGCTGCAAAACCCAGCACGTGAAGCCCGGCAACGGCGGCGACGCGCTGTTTTCGGACAAGGAAAAGGGCTTCGCCCGGCTCAATTATTACGACGACGGCCAGGTGTGGGTCGAGTACCTCATTCCGAGCGATGCCGACAAGGGCCAGACCGCCCGGCGCGTGTATCGCCAGCAGGTGTATGCCGAGCTGGGCCGGGGCACCCTGGCCAGCGCCAAAAAAGGCCCCGGCAGCGCCGTAAACACCACCAAGCCCGACGCCGGCCCGGCGCAGGGCACCCGCGCCCCCGCCGGCACCGCCCAAACCGTGAAGGGCAACCAGAGCCGCGACGACCTCGACAATGCCGCCTCGACCGGTACGCCCAACAAGCCCACCGGGGCGCCAGTGGTGACCTCGGCCGCCCCGCGCCCTGATTATAAAGACAGCACCGTGACGGTGGCCGTGAACCCGGCCTACAACCAGCACGGCAGGTTTCACAACTGGCTGCTCGGCGAGCACTACCGCCGCGAGTGGGCCACGCCGGTGAAGTTCCCGGTACTCGATATTAAAACGGCCGAGGGCGGGCTGATACCTTATAAAACGGGCGGCGGCAAGCAAACGGCCTCGCTGAAAGTGCGCAACGAAGACGGCTATTATTTCAAGGTGCGCGGCATCGATAAAGACCCCGCCGCCGTGCTGCCCGAGAATTTTCGGACCGGGCTAGCCAAGGCCGTGCTCCAGGACCAGATTTCGGCTCAGCACCCGTATGCGGCCTTTGTGCTGCCGCCGCTGGCCACGGCGGCCGGCATCCTGCACACCAACCCGCGCTATGTCTACATCCCCAACGACCCGGCGCTGGGGCAGTACCAGCAGAAATTTGCCAATACGCCCGCCTCGCTCGAAGAAGACGCCAAGGGCAGCCAGGATACCGACGCCTCGCTCGGCTACGCCAAGAAGCTCGTGAGCACCGACAAGATGCTTGAAAACCTGCTGGAAGACAACGACAACCAGGTGGACGAGCCGGCCTTTGCCCGCTCGCGCCTGTTCGATATGTGGATTGGCGACTGGGACCGCCACGAGGACCAGTGGCGCTGGGCGCAGCGCAAAACCAAGGACGGCGACAAGATTTACACCGCCGTGCCCGAAGACCGCGACATTGCCTTTTTTAAGGGCGATGGCGTGCTGCCCACGCTCATTTCCAAGAAGTTTGCGGTGCGCAACTTCCAGAATTTCGGCTATGACTACGGCGACTACAAGGGCCTCAACCAGACCGGCCTGAGCAACGACCGCCTGTACCTGAGCGGGGTGAGCCGTGAGGAATGGGTGAAACAGGCCGAGATTATGAAGGCCCAGCTAACCGATGAGGTGATTGAAAAAGCTTTCCGCGATAAGTGGCCTAGCCAGATTTATGCCGAGCACGGCGCCGAGATTGTGGCCAAGCTCAAGAGCCGCCGCGACCTGCTGCCCGACGTGGCCCGCAAGTACTCCGACCTGATGAGCGACATCGTGGAAGTGCGCGGCTCGCAGAAGCGCGAGAAATTTACGGTGACGCGCCTGCCCGACCACAAAACACGGGTGGTGATGCAGAAAATCAGCAAAAAAGGCCAGCTCACCAAGGTGCTTTACGACCGCACCTTCGACCGCGTAACCGATGAGATTCGCCTCTACGGCATCAGTGGGCGCGATATTTATGACCTGAGCGGCGACGAGCGCCAGGGCCACAAAATCCGCATCATTGCCGGCACCGGGCGCGATTCTATCGTGGACGACTCGCGCGTGGCGGGTATGCGCCACCGCACCCAGATTTACGACGCCGACACCGGCAACGTCATCATCAACAAGCTCGGCGAGGCCCGCCTGCGCCTGGAGCCGGGCGTGGACGTGAGCCGCTACGACCACCCGCACCGCTTCGACCTCAAGGACTACCGCCTCAACTACACCGGCCCGGCGCTGTTTTTTGGCTATAATATCGACGATGGCTTTCTGCTGGGCGGCGGCGTTACGCACCGGCGCTACGCCTTCCGGCGCGAGCCCTACGGCTCGGAGCAGAGCCTGACGGCCAACGTGGCGCCGGCCCGCAGCGGCGCGTTTAACCTACGCTATATCGGGCAGTTTACGAGCGTATTCGGGGGCAAAACCGACCTGCACGTGGCGGCGCAGTACTACGGCCCGCAGCTACTCTACAACTTCTTCGGCATCGGCAACAACACCCAGAACTACGCCAAAGAGCACGAAGGCAACCCCACCAACCGCTCGGTCAACAGTGCCTACCGCATCCGCTTCGACCGCTTGTATATAGCGCCCACTTTCGAGCGCAAGCTCTTCACCTTCGGCACCTGGGGCATCGGGCCGCAGTTTGAGCGCTTCCGGGTGATGGACGACCAGATTGGCACCGTTATCAGGGACAGTATCGGCGCTGATTTGGAGAACCGCCATTTCGGCATTCGCAACTCCGACTTTCAAGCCAACACCTACCTCGGCGGGCTGGTCTACCTCAATCTCGGCGCGCAGTCGTCGCCCAAAGACCCACGCATTGGCATTCAGTGGCACAACGAGGCGCAGTATAACTTCCAGCTCAACGGCGAGCAGCTTACCTACGGCCGCATCGCCTCCGAGCTGAAGGCCTACCTCACGCCCAATTTCCCGTTCCGCATCACCTACGCCGGGCGCGTGGGCTGGCAGCACAACATCGGCGACTACCGCTTTTACCAGGCCAACACGCTGGGCGGCACCACCAACCTGCGCGGCTA